Proteins from one Merismopedia glauca CCAP 1448/3 genomic window:
- the ntcA gene encoding global nitrogen regulator NtcA codes for MGGGSFPPVVETFERGKTIFFPGDPAERVYFLLKGAVKLSRVYEAGEEITVALLRENSVFGVLSLITGNRSDRFYHAVAFTPVELLSAPIEQVEQALKENPELSWLMLRGLSSRILETEMMIETLAHRDMGSRLVSFLLILCRDFGIPTNNGITVDLKLSHQAIAEAIGSTRVTVTRLLGDLRQEEMISIHKKKITVHNPVLLSQQFS; via the coding sequence ATGGGGGGTGGGTCATTTCCCCCTGTGGTAGAGACGTTTGAGCGCGGAAAGACAATTTTTTTTCCTGGAGATCCAGCAGAGAGAGTATATTTTTTGCTCAAAGGTGCTGTCAAGCTATCGCGGGTTTACGAAGCTGGGGAAGAAATCACCGTCGCCCTGTTGAGGGAAAATAGTGTCTTTGGGGTTTTGTCTTTAATCACCGGAAACCGTTCCGACAGATTTTACCATGCTGTTGCTTTTACACCTGTAGAATTGCTCTCGGCTCCTATTGAACAAGTAGAACAAGCTTTAAAAGAAAACCCAGAATTATCTTGGTTGATGTTGCGCGGACTATCATCGAGAATTTTAGAAACTGAGATGATGATTGAAACCCTAGCACATAGGGATATGGGTTCGCGGTTAGTCAGTTTTCTCCTCATTTTATGTCGTGATTTTGGGATACCTACTAATAATGGGATTACAGTTGATTTGAAATTATCTCATCAAGCTATAGCTGAAGCCATTGGTTCAACTCGCGTGACGGTAACCCGTTTATTGGGAGATTTACGACAAGAAGAAATGATCTCGATTCATAAAAAGAAAATTACAGTACACAATCCCGTCCTTTTAAGTCAACAATTCAGTTAA